A stretch of the uncultured Fusobacterium sp. genome encodes the following:
- a CDS encoding methionine ABC transporter ATP-binding protein — MIKIEKVNKIYPNGFHAVKDVSLEIKKGDIFGVIGLSGAGKSSLIRLLNRLEEPTSGKIIIDGVDMTSLSKNELLEKRKKIGMIFQHFNLLASRTVGENVAFALEIAGWEKSKIKDRVRELLEVVELSSKIDSYPSQLSGGQKQRVAIARALANNPDILLSDEATSALDPKTTNSILDLLKNIQQKFGLTVVMITHQMEVIRDICNRVAVMADGRIVETGGVHHIFSAPQSEVTKELISYLPSTEEKGVEIMKTKGKMIIKLKFLGTIAEDPIISQAVRNFNIDLSILGGSIDHLSTMKVGHLFIELSGEMGQQKEAIEWFNESGVIVEVIYNGI, encoded by the coding sequence ATGATTAAGATAGAAAAAGTTAATAAAATATATCCTAATGGGTTTCATGCAGTAAAAGATGTAAGTTTAGAAATAAAAAAAGGGGATATATTTGGAGTAATTGGTTTAAGTGGAGCTGGAAAATCATCACTAATAAGATTATTGAATAGATTGGAAGAACCAACAAGTGGAAAGATAATAATTGATGGTGTAGATATGACATCACTATCAAAAAATGAGCTTTTAGAAAAGAGAAAAAAGATTGGAATGATATTTCAACACTTTAACTTATTGGCATCAAGAACAGTTGGAGAGAATGTAGCCTTTGCTTTAGAAATAGCAGGTTGGGAAAAATCAAAGATAAAAGATAGAGTAAGGGAACTTTTAGAAGTAGTTGAACTTTCTAGTAAAATAGATTCTTATCCCAGTCAATTAAGTGGAGGTCAAAAGCAGAGAGTTGCAATAGCAAGAGCATTAGCAAATAATCCAGATATACTGCTATCAGATGAGGCAACTTCAGCTCTAGATCCTAAAACAACAAATTCAATATTGGATCTATTAAAAAATATTCAACAAAAATTTGGACTTACTGTCGTAATGATAACACATCAGATGGAGGTTATTAGAGATATTTGTAATAGAGTTGCAGTAATGGCAGATGGAAGAATTGTTGAAACTGGAGGGGTACACCACATATTCTCAGCTCCTCAAAGTGAAGTTACAAAAGAGTTAATCTCTTACTTACCTAGTACAGAGGAAAAGGGAGTAGAGATAATGAAAACAAAAGGAAAGATGATTATTAAATTAAAATTCCTTGGAACAATAGCAGAAGATCCTATAATTTCACAAGCTGTAAGAAATTTCAATATAGATTTAAGTATTTTAGGAGGATCAATAGATCATCTTTCAACTATGAAAGTAGGACATCTTTTCATAGAACTTTCTGGAGAGATGGGACAACAAAAAGAGGCAATAGAGTGGTTTAATGAGTCAGGAGTAATAGTAGAGGTGATTTATAATGGTATTTAG
- a CDS encoding MetQ/NlpA family ABC transporter substrate-binding protein, translated as MKKSFKTLLAAAFILVGATALAGELKVGATPVPHAELLNLVKEDLKTEGVDLKVVEFTDYVTPNLALAEGELDANFFQHFPYLEKFSNERGLNLVSAGKIHVEPLGVFSQKIKDIKDLPNKATIAIPSDPSNGGRALILLHNSGVIKLNDPTNLYVTEFDIVENPKKLKFKPIEAAQLPRVLPDVEAAVINGNYALEAGFSPVEDSLLLEGAESPYANIIAVKSGDESKEDIQKLLKALQSKKVSDYIGANYKGGVVPAF; from the coding sequence ATGAAAAAATCTTTTAAAACTTTATTAGCAGCAGCATTTATCTTAGTAGGAGCAACAGCATTAGCAGGAGAATTAAAAGTTGGAGCAACTCCAGTACCTCATGCAGAACTTCTTAATTTAGTAAAAGAAGATCTAAAAACTGAGGGAGTAGATTTAAAAGTAGTTGAATTTACTGATTATGTAACTCCTAACTTAGCACTAGCAGAGGGAGAGCTAGATGCAAACTTCTTCCAACATTTTCCATATCTTGAAAAGTTCTCAAATGAAAGAGGATTAAATTTAGTATCAGCAGGAAAAATTCATGTAGAGCCACTAGGAGTATTTTCACAAAAAATAAAAGATATTAAAGATCTACCAAATAAAGCAACTATTGCTATTCCAAGTGACCCATCAAATGGAGGAAGAGCTTTAATTTTACTTCATAATAGTGGAGTTATTAAATTAAATGACCCAACAAATCTATATGTAACAGAATTTGATATTGTAGAAAATCCTAAAAAATTAAAATTTAAACCTATTGAAGCAGCACAATTACCAAGAGTTTTACCAGATGTAGAAGCAGCAGTTATCAATGGAAACTATGCTTTAGAAGCTGGATTTTCACCAGTTGAAGATTCATTATTATTAGAAGGAGCAGAATCTCCATATGCTAATATTATAGCTGTAAAATCAGGTGATGAAAGCAAAGAAGATATTCAAAAACTTTTAAAAGCACTTCAAAGTAAAAAAGTAAGTGACTATATTGGAGCAAACTACAAAGGTGGAGTAGTTCCAGCATTCTAA
- a CDS encoding MetQ/NlpA family ABC transporter substrate-binding protein, producing MKKILLLFILLSTICFGKTLKIGTTSYPGAEIMNLIKDDLKAKGIELEIVEMNDYVTPNLALADGDIDVNSFQHLPYLEQFNKDKGLNLVSAGATYICPLGLYSKKYKSLEELPEKAVIAIPNDPTNSGRALLLFHKAGLIELKDPTDLRATTFDIVKNPKNFKFKELEAAQLPRILPDVDAAVINGGYAVNAGFFPTEDSIVLEDKDSPYINIFAVRAGDENREDIKALVEAFQTEKVRDYILKTFKGGFVPVF from the coding sequence ATGAAAAAAATACTATTATTATTTATACTTTTATCAACAATATGCTTTGGAAAAACATTAAAAATAGGGACAACATCATATCCTGGAGCTGAGATAATGAACTTAATTAAAGATGATTTAAAGGCAAAGGGGATAGAGTTAGAAATAGTGGAGATGAATGACTATGTAACTCCAAATCTTGCATTGGCAGATGGTGATATAGATGTGAACTCATTTCAACATCTTCCATATTTAGAGCAATTTAATAAAGATAAAGGGCTTAATCTAGTTTCAGCAGGGGCAACTTATATCTGTCCTTTAGGACTTTACTCAAAAAAATATAAAAGCTTAGAAGAGTTACCAGAAAAAGCTGTAATTGCTATACCTAATGACCCAACTAATAGTGGAAGAGCTTTATTACTATTTCATAAAGCTGGATTAATAGAATTAAAAGATCCAACAGATTTACGTGCTACAACATTTGATATAGTAAAAAATCCTAAAAACTTCAAATTTAAAGAGTTAGAAGCAGCACAACTACCAAGAATTTTACCAGATGTAGATGCAGCAGTTATCAATGGTGGATATGCAGTAAATGCAGGATTTTTCCCAACAGAAGATAGTATAGTTCTTGAAGATAAAGATTCTCCATATATCAATATATTTGCTGTAAGAGCAGGAGATGAAAATAGAGAAGATATAAAAGCTTTAGTTGAAGCTTTCCAAACTGAAAAAGTAAGAGATTATATTTTAAAAACTTTTAAAGGTGGTTTTGTACCTGTATTTTAA
- a CDS encoding methionine ABC transporter permease produces the protein MVFSMILDSTLETLYMVFFSTIFSLLIGFPIGVLLVVTKEGNIMERPKLNKVLEIVINTLRSFPFIILMICLFPLSRIIVGTTIGSTAAIVPLSISAAPFVARMIEGALNEVDKGLIEASSSMGASNSTIIWKVMIPETMPHIIHGITVTVISLIGFSAMAGTIGAGGLGDLAIRFGYQRFKTDIMIYSVIVIILLVQVLQSLGNYLVDRIKKKR, from the coding sequence ATGGTATTTAGTATGATATTAGATTCAACACTTGAAACTTTATATATGGTATTTTTCTCAACAATCTTTTCACTATTAATAGGATTTCCAATAGGAGTTCTATTAGTAGTAACAAAAGAGGGCAATATTATGGAGAGACCAAAATTAAATAAGGTTTTGGAAATAGTAATAAATACTTTAAGATCATTTCCTTTTATCATATTGATGATCTGTCTGTTTCCACTTTCAAGAATAATAGTAGGAACAACAATAGGAAGTACAGCAGCAATAGTTCCTCTTTCAATATCAGCAGCACCATTTGTAGCTAGAATGATAGAGGGAGCTTTAAACGAAGTTGACAAGGGACTAATAGAAGCAAGTTCAAGTATGGGAGCAAGTAATAGTACAATAATTTGGAAAGTAATGATTCCAGAGACAATGCCACATATTATCCATGGGATAACAGTTACAGTAATCAGTCTTATAGGTTTCTCAGCAATGGCAGGAACAATAGGAGCTGGAGGACTTGGAGATTTAGCAATTAGATTTGGATATCAAAGATTTAAAACTGATATAATGATCTATTCAGTAATAGTGATAATATTATTAGTTCAAGTATTACAATCATTAGGAAACTATTTAGTAGATAGAATTAAAAAGAAAAGATAA
- a CDS encoding MalY/PatB family protein: MKQKYNFNEKIDRSENHAAKWAEMRMKFGREDLTPMWIADMDIKAAPEIVEAMTKKVKQEIFGYVYRPDSYYESAANWMSKRFGYEISSKTLIHSPGVVPSMSILVNMLTKITDKILIQSPVYPPFAASVKDNGRQLIENPLVKDENGYYTIDFEDLENKLSQEDVTLFILCNPHNPVGRVWKKSELEKMGNLCKKYNVRILADEIWRDLIMPGNKHIPMGSISRDIEDITITLFSPTKSFNLAGLQASFVTFPRLEERKAFDDILGKMDIKRNNPFSLVAFEAAYNKCEDWLEELIEHLDGNMQYVVDFIKERIPEIKTLKPEGTYLMWLDFNGIGIPQDKIQEFLINEARVAMNDGGTFGENGRGFARMNVACPRYMVEEAMERIEKAIKNLNR; encoded by the coding sequence ATGAAACAAAAATATAATTTTAATGAAAAAATAGATAGAAGTGAAAATCATGCTGCTAAATGGGCAGAGATGAGGATGAAATTTGGAAGAGAAGATCTAACTCCAATGTGGATAGCAGATATGGATATAAAAGCAGCTCCTGAAATTGTAGAAGCTATGACTAAAAAAGTTAAGCAAGAGATTTTTGGATATGTATATAGACCAGATTCATATTATGAAAGTGCAGCAAATTGGATGTCAAAAAGATTTGGATATGAGATTTCATCTAAAACATTAATACATAGTCCAGGTGTTGTTCCAAGTATGTCTATCCTTGTAAATATGTTGACTAAAATTACAGATAAAATTCTTATTCAATCACCTGTATATCCACCATTTGCAGCATCGGTAAAGGATAATGGAAGACAATTAATAGAAAATCCTCTAGTAAAAGATGAAAATGGATATTATACCATAGATTTTGAAGATTTAGAAAATAAATTATCACAAGAGGATGTGACACTATTTATTTTATGTAATCCTCACAATCCAGTAGGAAGAGTTTGGAAAAAATCTGAACTTGAAAAGATGGGAAATTTATGTAAAAAGTATAATGTAAGAATTTTAGCAGATGAAATTTGGAGAGATTTAATAATGCCAGGTAACAAACATATTCCAATGGGATCTATAAGTAGAGATATAGAGGATATAACTATAACTTTATTTTCTCCAACAAAATCATTTAATTTAGCAGGGCTTCAAGCTTCTTTTGTTACTTTTCCAAGATTAGAAGAGAGAAAAGCCTTTGATGATATTTTAGGAAAAATGGATATCAAAAGAAATAATCCATTTAGTTTAGTTGCTTTTGAAGCTGCATATAATAAATGTGAAGATTGGTTAGAGGAGTTAATTGAACATTTAGATGGAAATATGCAATATGTAGTTGATTTTATAAAAGAGAGAATACCAGAGATAAAAACATTAAAACCAGAGGGAACATATTTAATGTGGTTAGACTTTAATGGTATTGGTATACCTCAAGACAAGATTCAAGAGTTTTTAATAAATGAAGCGAGGGTTGCTATGAATGATGGCGGAACTTTTGGAGAAAATGGTAGAGGTTTTGCAAGAATGAACGTTGCTTGTCCTAGATATATGGTAGAAGAGGCAATGGAAAGGATAGAAAAAGCTATAAAAAATTTAAATAGATAA